The Brachypodium distachyon strain Bd21 chromosome 4, Brachypodium_distachyon_v3.0, whole genome shotgun sequence nucleotide sequence GCGGGGTATGGGCCCTTCTCGCGAGAAATCAGAAAGGCTATCATGGACATCTTACAGATGGGCTGGACTTTATCTCCCCAGGACTTGGGCCTTCTGTGGTTTGGTTCGTTGGATGGACTAATGTTGAACTTATACTTACTTCgatcatattaattgtctcaaatttgtccaaatatggatatatatatatatagatatatatatatgtatatacatatatatatatgtatatatatatatatatatgtctaaaaaatgtctagatacatacatgtaataattcGACATTAacatggatcggagggagtacctttttCTCCGTCCCGTTGTGTCTCCTGGTCCCTATCGTTTCATGCATCCTTTCTCACCGCAAGCAGCAAGTCCCGGTGATCACCGGCAGCAACGGGACATCagagaggcggcggctgcaaaCGCTCTCAGTCTCTCATTGCCTCGATAACTACGGGTGACCTGGCGTATGTGGGGGAGAGAAGGGTAGTCCAATCGGAAAAAAAGTACCGCTTTCGATTTTGCCACGGTAGCTACAGGATTTGTTTGCTGTGTGATCATTCAGTTTTATATCCTCTTGAGCCACAAAAATACTACTcaattatatgtatctagacgctttttagtcataaatacgttcatattttgacaaatttaaatcaCTTAATGTGACGGGGAATACTTCGATAGCACGTAATAGCCACTTTGCCTAATATAGCGGACCTAGTCCGAATTGGATTAACTAGAGATggtttcaaaaagaaaaagcctAGACGTGTAGGGAACTAGGGATCGTGGTGCGTGATGAAAAGGGTCATTTCCTGTCCGCGGTGTGCAGAAGATATGAACCCATCTTCGACAAATTCACGATTTAGCTGTTAATTAGCTTCTAGTCGCAGGGGTGCTATCCTCATGCCTCAATAGGTAAAGTGACCGGGTGCTTACGAAACTGATTGCAAATCTCTATTCTCCTTATCGACACTATACGAACAGAGGAATTTCCATCTCACAAAGAAAACGGCAAAGCGGGttataaaaaaaacgaaaactTGACGCCAAAGAGATCCGACGCTATAGCGTGTGTGGTTGTGGGTGAAACTCAAGAGATGTactgcaaaataaaattgccaaaaaaaactataGAGAAAATTCCGACCTGCCGGATTCGAACCAGCGACCTAAGGATTAATCTGCTTCAAACTACAGTCCTCCGCTCTACCAACTGAGCTAAGGTCGGGTGCTTGTTTTTAACGGAGAGGAAAGATATTTCAATTAAGTACCATAGAGTCGGGCCAAcgagaaaaaaacacaatcGAAGAAATTCTGAAGACATTCCCAACATATTGGGACCCTCctgaatttattaaaaaatgcattttatttttctttctcttttttctgtcAATATGGGAGTCTCTGGACTATCATCTTAATGTAGTTGAACTTATTGAGTGAACAAACTGATTTTTATTAGCACCAAATTTACTATGAGAGCCCTGTTTGGATTTATGGTATTTTTGTAAAAGCTTCAGTATTTAGTTTAAATACGAACTAAATACTcattccgtccaacaaaggatgtctcaactttgactaaatttgaatgcatctatatactcagtaatgtctagatacattcaaattttgacaaacttgaggcattttttattggacggagagagtaacacAACTTTATCCACGAATAGACGGTCCTTCCAAACCTGGTCTAAGGGATAATGTAGTTGAGCCAGGTCCTTATGTACTCCCGTGAAGTCTTTCCGAAACGAACAAATAGACTAATAGAGACGTACGGTATTAGCAATTACAGAGAAGTGAGAACGTGCAGTCTTCAATTGAGAAATTCCCGTCTCAAAATTTCGATGGACATGTTTGGATCTAGCACGAGTCGTACGTAAGGATTAATCCTGCTGAAAACAGGCCACACTAGGTTAATCTAAACAAGCATTGGAATTGCGTGAAATCTAAACAATCGAGTCAGACTTCACCTCTCgcagaaaaggaagaaaaaaaacggaGTATAGACAATAGAAAGTGGACATTTTTGTTAGTCTTTGCTTTGCATTTTCTAGCGGCAGTCCATTTTGAACACACATTTGTCGGTAGCTATTGATCGTCACTATCTGCCTCTTCTCACATTTTACGGCCTTCCTGCAGCCTGTATTTGATTTGGTCTATCTGCAATACAAGCCAAACTTACACCTACCGGTTTATTGAACGTTGAAACAACCAATTAATGAGTATATAACTATATCGGCTACCGACCGATCATGGATCATGAATGGATAGACATTCGTGCATCAGATATTCTCAGACTAAAATTATCTCGTGTGTATCTGGTCACCATGGACTTCTTTGTCTTATGCACTGGACGTACTTGTATGTAGTACTAACCCGTGATTAATGTAGACGGATGAAGCATTAGAAATCTTAGTACAAGTAACTCACAGCATATTAAACTCGTCATTGCCGGCCTCTCACTGTCCAACGGTTGATTTCAATGAATGCATATTTTGCAGCCACCAAATGTTTTTCTGCAGGTGTGCATTATCTCAGTACCGGAAAGCAAtaagacatttttttctttagctAAAGTAAATAGCATACTATATTGTGCGAGTGGGAGTAATGGAGGCCAACTCATCGTATCAGGGAATCGCCTCAGGAAGATAAAATTTTCGCTAGCTgcttaatttgcagtttgcaCGATCTGAAGTGGAGTAATTAACGGGTGAACACTGTCGATGTTGTTTCTAGCACTCCCAATAACGCTAATTACATCCTTTCTTTATAGGGTAGTTGAGTTCCTTACATCGAACAAGTTGTAGTCAGATACGACAAAAATGCCATTTTGATGACACAAACCTTTGGAGGAAATCAAGGCTGTTTCTGACTTGCACCGCGTGAGTAAGGGGATGGAGGCAGATGTTCTGTATCGCACCCAAGTGATACACCATTCATGCAGTGTGAAttcttttctacaaaatgCATCCTCTTCCAAGGCCAAGAACTAGGCTAGGTGCGTGTATTCTACTCCAATATATCATATTCCCTCtatttctaaatacttgtcgctgttttagtacaaatttgcactaaaacagcgacaagtatttatgaacggaaggagtattagaAAACTTCGTATATATACTATGTTTCTAATTAGAGGCTCACTTAAACCCGCGACTAGTGACGATAGCCGCATTGCCGTCCTTCACTATCTAAATTAAATGCAGCCATCAAATCTTGTACTGTAGTGCATTTGCAATGAATCAACAGACTCTGTTTCAAGAAACAATGAATCAACGGTAACCAACCATATGCATGAATCGTACCAACTATACAAAATGGAAAGTTGGAAACGACAGTCATTAGAAAAAACCTAGCGGCGAATTTCCCGTGCTACGGTAAAACCAGACCTACAATCAGGGGCGGAGACAGAAGACAACTATTATGAAGGGCAAAACATAAGAATACACAGTTTGTAGTATAAGAATATTGGGGCCTAAGCATAATTTTCAGATCTTAGGGAGGGTCAGGGCTCCTGCTGGTCCCTGCCTCCGCCACTGCCTACAACCGATAAAACAGGTTTTCCTAGAAATGAAAATAGAGTTAGGAGAATCTAAGAGTTGAAGAGGCCGAGTTCTATGTGAACCATATGGTGTTTTCGCATAAAATTATACGAGAACTTAAAGTTCGCCTGAAAATTTAGATTTTTTAAGTGGTTTCTGGAATGTAAAGTGTTTTTAACTAAAGACAACCTTGCCAAAAGAAATTAGAtgggctatatgaaatgttatTTTTGTGACAAGGCGGAGTCTATTCGGCATTTATTCATCTCGTTCCCCTTTGCAAAACTTATGGTGGAAAATTTGTTTACTTTGCTTTTAACTTGCCTCTCCCCCCACCAACCAATATTACTAATATGTTCGAAAATTGGTTATATGAGGTTGATAAAAGGATTAATGATCACATACAGGTGaagtttttgctttttgttggCTATTTGGAATTGCAggaatcattttatttttaacaGATTTGGAGTTGTTCACTTCTTTGCAGGTTATCTTCAATAACACTGTTTCTGATCCGTCTTTGAGCTTTCCTTTTGCCGGTGGACAAGCGAAGGCATTCGGCTTGTGGATGCACCCGACTGGAGAGGTTTGCGCAGGATATATTTCATCAGACTGGTTGGCGGCCTATTGCTAGACTACAAGATGCATAGCCAGTTAATTAGCCACCATCTGTgcgattttgttttctttggctTATCTTTGTATCCATGTTGTGTGCTACATGAACTGACTTGTTTGGTTATTCTAACTTTGCAGTAAATTAATTGTGTGCCTCGCTTCAATGCAGCAGTAAGTTCCCCTTTTAAAAAACAATCAGTTTAGGAAATCCTGTTTTCTCCAACTTCGGTTCTCTGACCTGGGCCAATAGAAAAGAGACCAAGGAGTAGTGTCGGCTCCGAGGATACAGGGGTATCCCAAAACCTAGGAGCACGGGCCACGGCCCCACCATGTCAGCGGaaggcttcccgggaccgCCTTCCCGGGAATGTCCTTCCTAGGAACTTAGTGCATGTTCTCTCCTTTACCGgaccaggagcctcgcggctcCGTGGGCGCGCCTGGCTGGTGCCCGGGGAGAAAACACATCACTGCTTACCTCAGTTGGTCTTGGTCTCCTACTTTGGCGTCCACAAGCCTGAGCCGGTACGAATGTGCCCGTTAAGAGGCGTCCGCGGGACTGCGTGATTGCGTTGTGACGCTCGCCGTCGAGGACTGCAGACTGGGGTGCGGCAGGTTCACATTTACCTTTTGACCGGTCAGATTCCATCCTGTGCCAAGGTTATCACCGTTTCGGCCCAGACAAGGCCGAAAGCTTCTCTGCGCCACGGACCGGGGACAACTCACTTTGGACAGGCGCCACAGAGCAGCTGAACAGCTTCATATTCGTTTTGTAGCGAGGATGTTCTCCAGTAGCGGCACGCATGCCACGTGCCCTAGTTCGCTACCGTGGTGTCCACTTgaactataaaaggaggcTCTTGGCTTCCACCCAAAAAAAGTTGGCATCAGGATTAGTCCAGGCATAAAGAAGCTAAAGGTAGGAGAAAGATTGGGGTTCCGACCGCCGGAGAAGGGCAGCGtctccttctccctccttCTCGGGTCATCGTAGTTTAGGTTAGAGTTCGCCGCTCTGGCAATTTCTTGTAACTTTCCTTGATCCAGCCCATCAATACACACTGAaaacaggacgtagggtgttacacctccgggtggcctaaACCTGGGTAAGTGATCGGAGTCGAAGTCATACCGGTGAAGTTCGGGGCACTCCTCGCGCCACtctatctaaaaaaaaaggggtgctCACACTCCCGGTGTCCGTGCCCGCACACGCGACAGGTAGCGACTGCCTCTAGTCTCTGCCTCTAAACCTTTTTGGGGCTACTAAGGTCCCATGCAATGTTTGGGGCTACTgtcttaaaaacaaaaaatacagtCTCTCGCCTTGGTCCCATGCATGACTCGTTTCTGTCCACGCATCGCGGATGATCTAAAAGAGACTTCTACTTGAGCACTGACTTATTATGTTTGACAATAGATCAGATGGTCCAAACTCAGATCAAGTCATCCAAGAATTCCCCAGTAAAATGACGAGTTTTTAAAGTGGTACTCTGCTGGGTACATGAGTTCAAAAGTATTCTGATGGGTGTAGATCGTCCAAGTGTCGTTTGAATTTCACAAGAAAGCATATGAATCCTAACAAAGCAAGGTGGGCATTTTGGTCGACCAGTGAACTTttagtggcatgatctcatctCTTCAGTAGTTTTATAAAAGATTTGCATATATTGCTCGCCGTGGACACAGGACAGAACACAGTGGGTCAGTCAGTTATTTAGTCGATTTCTCCCAAGCAGGCGTACCGAAGCCTCAGCTCCGTCGTCGACGTGCCGTATGATGGCCACCTTACGGCACCCGTACGTACGCACGCACGCTCGACGCTCGTGCGCCTTCCTCGAAGTTTCCCAACAAATAAACTCATCACCGTTTAACTTTGCCGGCCGATTCACCCGTTGCGTTGGTTCAGAATACTCCAATTCACCGGTCCAGCAGCCTACTGCTCGATCCTCTTGCGACGGCGACGTTATTAACAACTGCGCGCGCGCCCGTGCAAAACGCGTACAGCCAGCGGCACGCCTCGTTTGTCTCATCCTCCGGTCGGCTATATATACGGCCGTATCTCCATCACCCGTTTCGCCACAAAACCACACCTCGATCGCTCTCAGAATCACCTACAAATTGTCCAGATCGACTTCTTCCTCTCATCCTCTGTAGTACGTTCGATCAGCTATAGCCATGAACACTGCGAGATACACCGGCGGCAAGGTTACCGCTGGCTACGGCCGCGGCGCCACCGGGTTTGGCCGGAGGAGCAAGTGCAATGTGGTgaaggcgtcggcggcgggtaCTGCGAGCAGGGCGCCGGACTACTACAAGGTGCTGTCGCTGGAGCGCACGGCGGACGTGGGCGCCGAGGAAGTGAAGCGCGCGTACCGGAGGCTGGCGCTGCAGTACCACCCGGACGTGTGCCCGCCGTCGCGCCGGGCCGAGTCCACGGAACTCTTCGTCGAGCTCCGGCGCGCCTACGAGACGCTGTCCGACCCGGCTACGAGGGTGCAGTATGACGCCGAGCTGAGGACAGACCAGGTGATGGGCGGCAGGCGGCCGTCGTCGGCGGATGGGTTCGCGAGGGACGTGTGGGAGGCGCAACTGTCCGTGCTGCGGGCGCGCTCCGAACGGCGGCAGAAGGCCAGGAggtgcggcagcggccgcagattctagctagctagcgcctAGCGGGGAGAATTAAGATCCCGTGTTCTGATTGATTATTTGACTGTGTAAAGATCTTGTTTTAGCAAAGTTGATTCATTGGAACTTTGGCTAGCTGGCACTCGTTTGTTATCCTTGTACTTGTGCATGTGTTGCTTACTCTGTTTGAAACAGGGACAGAAACTCATTTCATTAGTTAAGAGAGCCCGAAAAAGGTCCCAACAAAATAACACAAAAGATTACTCTCCGGGCATTAATTACATTGACTGCTCCTACATATTTAGTGCCTTTGGCTAACCAGAGCACCACAAGACACTGGCTAATCTTCCTTTTTTGACAATAAGTATTCTGCCTGGATCATATCAAGATAGTGAAGGATAAAATTTCCCTAAGTTATTTATACATTGATAATcgagaaaggaagaaaagctATACATCACATCTGAGGTTGGGCCAAACTCCTATGTGCAAGTTCCTCCTTTACGAAGAAATAAGCCACATCAAGGAAATCAAGGGAAGAAATTAAGCAATTCAAACTATGCCAATTCCGCTCTTTCCATTCTATACATTGCACAAACACATATGTCACCGCTCTCCTCATCCAGATTAGAGTAAGCAGTGACCGGGTTCCAAGGTGGAGATTGCCAAAAGAGACCCGGCTAGTTTCTCACTAAACTTGCATTTAATAGATATGTTTGTCCCTAGCTATGGCAATCTTAACGACACCATTAGACTTTTTTTATAgtctttgctttgctttgttgCATGGTGTGTTGACACACATTTGTCACTACTCGTTTATCTTGACCCTGAAGGGAGGCCTGTCTGGCTAGTTGATCTGGTCAACGTTACAGCATTAAGCAAGCATG carries:
- the LOC104584668 gene encoding chaperone protein dnaJ 20, chloroplastic codes for the protein MNTARYTGGKVTAGYGRGATGFGRRSKCNVVKASAAGTASRAPDYYKVLSLERTADVGAEEVKRAYRRLALQYHPDVCPPSRRAESTELFVELRRAYETLSDPATRVQYDAELRTDQVMGGRRPSSADGFARDVWEAQLSVLRARSERRQKARRCGSGRRF